In Flavobacterium sp. WV_118_3, one DNA window encodes the following:
- a CDS encoding CPBP family intramembrane glutamic endopeptidase, giving the protein MFIEQVKTKNFRFFLYLPIPVLFFAVMIANYIAASEIDTEQAMHQTIAAFGENMTFVMIILPLSIACLLLWVWVKVIHRQSITSLTTSRAKVDWNRILFSFGLWATISIVLTLAVYFSHPENFKLNFQPVPFFTFLILAVLFIPLQTSFEEYLFRGYLMQGIGVVTRSRLIPFLITSIMFGLMHIANPEVGKMGNIILIYYVGTGFFLGIMTLMDEGLELALGFHAANNLVGALLVTSDWTVFQTHSILKDMSEPSAGFDVILPVFVIYPILLYIYSRKYQWKNWKEKLTGKIVFENKENYDQ; this is encoded by the coding sequence ATGTTTATCGAACAAGTCAAAACCAAAAACTTTCGTTTCTTTTTATATTTACCGATTCCGGTATTATTTTTTGCCGTTATGATTGCCAATTATATAGCGGCTTCCGAGATCGATACCGAGCAGGCAATGCATCAAACCATAGCCGCCTTTGGTGAAAATATGACCTTTGTAATGATTATTCTGCCGCTTTCGATTGCTTGTCTTTTGTTGTGGGTTTGGGTAAAAGTGATACACCGTCAAAGTATTACCAGTTTGACGACTTCGCGGGCAAAAGTGGATTGGAACCGGATTTTATTTTCATTCGGATTATGGGCAACAATATCGATTGTACTGACACTGGCGGTTTATTTTTCGCACCCTGAAAACTTTAAATTGAATTTCCAACCGGTACCATTTTTTACCTTTCTGATACTGGCGGTATTGTTTATCCCGTTGCAAACCAGTTTCGAGGAATATTTATTTCGCGGTTACCTGATGCAGGGCATCGGAGTGGTGACCCGAAGTCGGTTGATTCCATTTTTGATTACTTCAATTATGTTCGGACTAATGCATATTGCCAACCCGGAAGTTGGAAAAATGGGGAATATTATATTGATCTATTATGTCGGAACCGGATTTTTTCTGGGAATAATGACACTAATGGACGAAGGCTTGGAACTCGCGTTGGGTTTCCATGCGGCTAATAACCTGGTTGGAGCACTTTTGGTTACTTCCGACTGGACGGTATTTCAGACGCATTCCATTTTAAAAGACATGTCGGAACCATCGGCCGGTTTTGATGTAATACTGCCGGTGTTCGTTATCTACCCGATATTGCTATATATCTATTCGCGAAAATACCAATGGAAAAACTGGAAAGAAAAGCTAACCGGTAAAATCGTATTTGAAAATAAAGAGAATTATGATCAATAA
- the arsC gene encoding arsenate reductase (glutaredoxin) (This arsenate reductase requires both glutathione and glutaredoxin to convert arsenate to arsenite, after which the efflux transporter formed by ArsA and ArsB can extrude the arsenite from the cell, providing resistance.) — translation MITIYHNPRCSKSREGLCLLEEKGISFETVKYLDQPLSREELQSIIQKLGIKPIELVRQKESLWSENYKGQTLSDDAIITILSENPKLIERPIVINGDKAVIGRPTEKILEII, via the coding sequence ATGATTACAATTTACCACAACCCGAGATGCAGCAAATCCAGAGAAGGACTTTGCCTGTTGGAAGAAAAAGGAATTTCGTTTGAAACCGTAAAATACCTGGATCAGCCTTTGAGCCGCGAAGAACTACAATCAATCATCCAAAAACTGGGAATTAAACCAATCGAACTGGTTCGTCAGAAAGAAAGTCTTTGGAGCGAAAATTATAAAGGTCAGACGCTTTCCGACGATGCGATCATTACCATTTTGTCCGAAAATCCCAAACTAATTGAACGTCCGATTGTTATCAATGGTGACAAGGCCGTAATTGGTCGTCCAACCGAAAAGATTCTGGAAATTATTTAG
- a CDS encoding TonB-dependent receptor: MKRFHFAVVMFLLLSSVVSFAQKPDAAKVTVTGRVVDSESKQPLEYANIYAQNLKNKSVVSGAMTNDKGEFSFEVPAGNYYIKVEFLSFKTVEIPQKELTKDTSLGMITLALDAKQLQEVTVVAEKSTVEIKLDKKVYNVGKDMTVKGGSVSDVLDNVPSVTVDSDGNVSLRGNDNVRILIDGKPSGLAGINVADALRTLPADSVDKVEVITNPSARYDAEGGAGIVNIILKKGKAQGINGSVMAVAGNPDNFGGNTNVNFRSKAFNLFTNFGYNYSNSPGNSFTDSENLDRNTGAVSSYIEERRKNKRERKGYNAGFGLEWYLTKSLTWTNSIGVRKNNGANPDNVFFNNYDANHDFLYTRNRFNDQSNDSQNLEYSTNFTQKFKKDGHKLTVDFSASTNRDNDDATISDTRFDTGVSTIDRTLNNQKQTRSLLQADYVLPIGKKSQFEAGYRGDFTDLTTDYRVDHFSNNTWMNDPNFTNIFEYKEQINALYAQFGSKISKFSYMVGMRFEDSNIGIDFLRTEQFNTKKYHNFFPSVFLSYEFAQDNSISLSYSKRINRPRGRFLNPFNGLSSNINVFEGNPDLNPSYTNSFDLGYLKRWDKLTLNTSAYFNKTDDSFQFIKKATGNVIDGNPVYANTPVNLATEYRFGFEFTLNYTPYKWWKLNGNFNFFRNELDGSYTYIDQNNTEVFTDLSNTAYSWFTRVSSKVSLPYGIDWQTNATYNAPQNTSQGRSEGIVSANLALSKDILKDKATIALNVNDVFNSRKRITDTSIPLLLNSHSEMQWRERQINLTFTYRFNKSKSDRDKQQKRDDNGGGDEYMGG, from the coding sequence ATGAAACGATTTCATTTTGCAGTAGTAATGTTCTTACTATTGTCTTCTGTTGTCTCATTCGCTCAAAAACCAGACGCGGCTAAAGTTACTGTTACCGGACGTGTTGTGGACAGCGAATCCAAACAACCCCTGGAATATGCGAATATCTATGCCCAAAATCTTAAAAATAAATCCGTTGTTTCCGGTGCGATGACCAACGACAAAGGGGAATTCAGTTTTGAAGTGCCTGCCGGAAATTATTATATCAAGGTGGAGTTTCTATCTTTTAAAACCGTTGAAATCCCGCAAAAAGAACTTACAAAAGATACCAGCCTGGGAATGATCACCCTTGCTCTTGACGCTAAACAGCTTCAGGAAGTTACCGTGGTAGCCGAGAAAAGTACGGTAGAGATCAAACTGGACAAAAAAGTATATAACGTAGGAAAAGACATGACCGTTAAAGGCGGTAGCGTGAGCGATGTATTGGACAATGTTCCTTCGGTTACCGTGGATTCTGACGGTAATGTAAGCCTAAGAGGTAACGACAACGTCCGTATTTTGATCGACGGAAAACCATCGGGTCTTGCCGGAATCAATGTTGCCGATGCTTTACGTACCCTTCCGGCCGATTCGGTTGACAAAGTGGAAGTAATCACCAACCCGTCGGCACGTTATGATGCCGAAGGTGGTGCCGGTATCGTAAACATCATCCTTAAAAAAGGAAAAGCACAGGGAATCAATGGTAGTGTTATGGCTGTTGCCGGTAATCCGGATAATTTCGGAGGGAATACCAATGTCAACTTCAGAAGCAAAGCGTTTAACCTCTTTACCAACTTCGGCTACAACTATAGTAACAGTCCGGGGAATTCGTTTACCGATTCGGAAAACTTAGACCGAAATACCGGTGCAGTTTCCAGCTATATCGAAGAAAGACGTAAAAACAAAAGAGAGCGTAAAGGGTATAATGCCGGTTTCGGATTGGAATGGTATTTAACCAAATCCTTAACCTGGACGAACTCGATTGGAGTCCGTAAAAACAACGGTGCCAATCCGGATAATGTATTCTTTAATAATTATGATGCTAATCACGATTTTTTATACACCCGTAACCGTTTTAACGATCAGTCAAACGATTCACAAAATTTAGAATACTCGACAAATTTCACACAGAAGTTTAAAAAAGATGGTCATAAATTAACCGTTGATTTTTCGGCTTCTACCAACCGTGATAATGACGATGCAACGATTAGTGATACCCGTTTTGATACCGGTGTGTCTACCATTGATAGAACTTTAAACAACCAAAAACAAACGCGAAGCCTGTTACAAGCCGATTACGTTTTACCAATTGGAAAGAAAAGTCAGTTTGAAGCGGGTTATCGCGGTGATTTTACCGATTTGACTACCGATTACCGCGTGGATCATTTTAGTAACAATACCTGGATGAACGATCCAAACTTTACCAATATTTTCGAATATAAAGAGCAAATCAACGCGCTTTATGCACAGTTTGGTTCCAAGATCAGTAAATTCAGTTATATGGTGGGAATGCGTTTTGAAGATTCCAACATCGGGATTGACTTTTTACGTACGGAACAATTCAACACCAAAAAATACCACAATTTCTTCCCAAGTGTATTCTTGAGCTATGAGTTTGCACAGGATAACAGTATTAGTTTAAGTTATAGTAAACGTATCAACCGTCCGAGAGGGCGTTTCCTAAATCCGTTTAACGGACTATCGAGTAACATCAACGTATTCGAAGGAAACCCGGATTTGAATCCGTCGTATACCAACTCCTTTGACCTGGGTTATTTAAAACGTTGGGACAAATTAACCTTAAATACTTCGGCTTATTTTAATAAAACCGATGATAGTTTCCAGTTTATTAAAAAAGCAACCGGAAATGTAATCGACGGTAACCCGGTATACGCCAATACGCCGGTAAACTTAGCCACCGAATACCGTTTTGGTTTTGAGTTTACCTTAAATTATACGCCATACAAATGGTGGAAACTAAACGGAAACTTCAATTTCTTCCGTAACGAGTTAGATGGAAGTTATACTTATATTGATCAAAACAACACGGAAGTCTTTACCGATTTAAGCAATACAGCCTACAGCTGGTTTACCCGTGTAAGTTCGAAAGTAAGCTTACCATATGGTATCGACTGGCAGACCAATGCGACCTATAATGCACCACAAAACACGTCTCAGGGAAGAAGCGAAGGTATTGTATCGGCAAACCTGGCGTTAAGCAAGGATATTCTAAAAGATAAAGCAACGATCGCCTTAAATGTAAACGACGTGTTTAACTCCAGAAAAAGAATTACCGATACCAGCATTCCACTCCTATTAAATTCCCACAGCGAAATGCAATGGAGAGAACGTCAGATCAATCTAACCTTTACCTACCGTTTTAACAAAAGCAAATCCGACAGAGATAAGCAACAAAAACGCGATGATAATGGTGGTGGCGACGAATATATGGGCGGATAA
- a CDS encoding DUF6705 family protein, which produces MKNIFIITILLLSITGCSQTFPLYLAHSQEAGKYYKDIDNDLNKFQGTWKYTNGSTSLTIVLRKKTQVVNPFRNFTTDMLIGEYSYIHNGIQQANTIGLMESNSSTYGGNNIYGATLGKCDECPTGGKNLVFLSFSDPAASYLNSQMSVKYYVENGIEKIKIGLKPENYVHTGELPALPSGYVPVPIDKYILIKQP; this is translated from the coding sequence TGTTCACAAACTTTTCCATTATACTTAGCGCATAGTCAGGAAGCCGGAAAATATTACAAAGACATTGATAACGATTTAAACAAGTTTCAGGGGACGTGGAAATACACTAACGGTTCTACTTCGTTAACCATAGTACTAAGAAAGAAAACGCAAGTGGTTAATCCATTTAGAAACTTTACAACTGATATGCTTATAGGTGAGTACAGCTATATTCACAATGGCATACAACAAGCTAATACAATCGGTTTAATGGAGTCAAATTCATCTACCTATGGTGGCAATAATATCTACGGTGCAACACTTGGGAAATGTGACGAATGTCCTACGGGCGGAAAAAATTTGGTTTTTCTTTCTTTTAGTGACCCGGCGGCAAGTTATTTAAACAGCCAAATGAGTGTTAAGTATTATGTTGAGAATGGTATTGAAAAAATAAAAATAGGGTTAAAGCCTGAGAATTATGTACACACAGGGGAATTGCCGGCATTACCTAGTGGATATGTGCCTGTGCCTATTGATAAATATATTCTGATAAAGCAGCCCTAA